The Streptomyces sp. B3I8 nucleotide sequence GGACTTGCCGGTGCCGGTCGCGCCCAGCAGGACGACGTCCTTCTCACCCGCGCGGATGCGCTGCTCCAGCTCGGCGATGGCCGTGGGCTGGTCGCCGCTGGGCCGATAGGGACTGACGACCTCGAAAGGCGCCACCGTACGTTCGATCGTGGAAACGGGCCGCATGTCATCCACCGTACGACCCGCCACTGACAACGCGGTCCGGTCGGCGGGTCCGCGGGGTGCGATCAGCGGGTCTGCGGGGTGCGGTCGTCCCGCGGAACCATGTGCCGACCGGGCCGGGCGAGGGTGTGCCGCAGTCCGGCGTCGGCGGCCGGGGGGTGGGCGGGGACGCCAGGGCGGCGCTCCACCAGCAGCCGGTCGGGCCTGCCCATCACCATCAGCGGATCGAACAGCACGACGACGCCGGCCAGGCAGAGGAAGACCAACGGGCCGATCATCAGTGGCGCGAGGAGGGAGGCCGGGGAGTCTCCCGTCGGGCCGCCGGGCGCGGCGTGCAGATGGACGCTGACGGCGGCCATGCCGGTGTAGTGCATGCCACTGACGGCGAGCCCCATGACGAGGCTCGCGCCGACGCTCCACAGGAAGCCGCGGGCTCGTCCGGCCGCCCAGAGCGCGGCCGTCGCGGCGGCCATGGCGATCACCACGGAGGCGGTGACGGTGAGGGTGTTGTACTCCAGCGCCCCGTTGAGCCGCATCCCGGCCATGCCCAGGTAGTGCATCGTGGCGATACCCAGACCCGTGATGGTGCCCCCCGTGAACAGGGGCACCCCTGTGGCACCGCGGTAGCCGACGATGAACACACCGACGCCGACCATGAGGACGCCCAACCCGAGGCTGGAGAAGGCGATCGTCTGGTCGTAGCGGACGGGGGTCTCCTCGACGGTGAACCCCATCATGGCGATGAAGTGCATCGTCCAGATGCCGGAGCCGATGGCGGCCGAGCCCAGGGCGAGCCAGCCGGCGCGCCAGGACTGGGTGACGAACATCGATCTGGTGGTGCAGCGCAACCCCAGCGCCCCGCCGAGGAAGGCCATGAAGAACGCGACCAGTGGTGTGACGATCCCGTAGCTGAAGCCGTCGACGGTGCCCTGCATGCGCGGCTGCCCTTCCCGACGTTCTGCGTGCTGCGTGCGTTGCGTGATGCGTGCCCTGCGCGAGTGTGTTGCGCGAGGCGAGTCTTGCGCGTTGCGTCACCCATGCCGCGCATCCCTGCCATGTCTCACGGTCCCCCGCCCCAGTGACCGCGCGAACGGTCGGGGCCAGGCAGAGAGTATGACCCGGACCTGTATGGTCCAACGATTTTCCGGCAAACAATCACGCGGTGCCCTCACTTGTGCATCCGCTGTGAGCGCAGTTGGGCAACTCCTGACGCTCTGTGCCCGCCGCGCGACTTGCCCGGTGACGCCGTGCTGTCACCCTTGTGCTGTGGGTGACCATCGACGCGAGGAGTAAGCATGCACGCGCGCGTAGCCGCCGCCACGACCACCGCGCTCCTGGGGATGAGCGTCGTCATACTGCCCCCGTCCCACGCCGGGGCCTCGGAGCACGACGCCCCCGTGATCGTGGCCCACCGGGGCGCCTCCGGCTACGCGCCGGAGAACACCCTGCCCGCCGTCGACAAGGCCGCCGCGATGGGGTTCGACTGGGTGGAGAACGACGTCCAGCGCACCAAGGACGGCCGGCTGGTCGTGATCCACGACGACACCCTGGCCCGCACGACCGACGTCGAACAGGTGTACCCCGACCGGGCGCCCTGGAAGGTCGGGGACTTCACCGCG carries:
- a CDS encoding MHYT domain-containing protein, whose product is MQGTVDGFSYGIVTPLVAFFMAFLGGALGLRCTTRSMFVTQSWRAGWLALGSAAIGSGIWTMHFIAMMGFTVEETPVRYDQTIAFSSLGLGVLMVGVGVFIVGYRGATGVPLFTGGTITGLGIATMHYLGMAGMRLNGALEYNTLTVTASVVIAMAAATAALWAAGRARGFLWSVGASLVMGLAVSGMHYTGMAAVSVHLHAAPGGPTGDSPASLLAPLMIGPLVFLCLAGVVVLFDPLMVMGRPDRLLVERRPGVPAHPPAADAGLRHTLARPGRHMVPRDDRTPQTR